The following proteins come from a genomic window of Drosophila sulfurigaster albostrigata strain 15112-1811.04 chromosome X, ASM2355843v2, whole genome shotgun sequence:
- the LOC133848232 gene encoding histidine-rich glycoprotein has product MLKFVLPCLALLALTSALKIHEYEHEEHSKYEPEHEETEVHHEVDHKHATSHQSVKFHHYHAVPVYIKKEDQHLVKKPIEIGGTKQKLKILHPKTEHNHNHGLVLENHSESHLHEHGHYEEPVHHSEHYEHYSHHE; this is encoded by the exons atgctgaAATTCGTT CTTCCTTGCCTGGCGCTTTTGGCCTTAACCAGCGCACTCAAAATCCATGAATACGAGCATGAGGAGCATTCGAAATATGAGCCGGAGCATGAGGAGACCGAGGTGCATCACGAGGTCGATCATAAGCATGCGACATCGCATCAGAGCGTCAAATTCCATCATTATCATGCCGTGCCCGTCTACATCAAGAAGGAGGATCAGCATTTGGTGAAGAAACCCATCGAAATTGGCGGCACCAAGCAAAAGTTGAAGATCCTGCATCCCAAGACTGAACACAATCACAACCACGGCTTGGTTCTGGAGAATCACAGCGAATCGCATCTGCACGAGCATGGACACTACGAGGAGCCAGTGCATCATTCCGAGCACTACGAGCATTATTCGCATCATGAATAA